GCTGTTCAATTTGCTCATGCTGATGAAATGTCCAAGCAGGCATTTGAGGCCATGACCAAGCAGATTGAAGCTGACTATGGTATTCCAGCGCAAAATTCTGATCCGAACGATGGTTTTCTTTCCTCTCTGGAGCCGAATTGGGAAGATATTCAGATTGTTATGATCTTTTCTTTTGCTGTACTTTTTGTTAGTTATTTGGTGATTTACAGTATTTTCTATATTTATGTGCATAATCAGGTGCGGGAATTTGGGCAGTTGCGTACAATGGGAACAACTGCAAAACAGATTAAGAAAATTCTTCGGGTACAAGGTAGGATTTTCTGTATTTATGGTACAGCTTTGGGGCTGGTAATCGGTGGGATTGCAGCCTTTCTGTTCAAGCCAAACGGATGGAGCTGGGGTAATACCGCAATAACCAGTATTGTAATTTTCCTTCTTGTCTATGGCATGGTATGGCTGGCTATGAGCAAGCCTGCAAAAATTGCAGGCAGCATTTCACCGATTGAGGCAGCAAAAAACACCGGATATGAGAGTTTTCCTGCTGTTTCAAAGAAACTGCATCGGAAAATCACCCCTTTTTCACTGGCTATTATGGGAAGTTCTCGTAACCGGAAAAAGTGGATTGTAACTGTTCTTTCGTTAGGTATTGCAGGAATCATGTTTATGGGCGGAACAACACTCCTTTCTTCTCTGGATATGGAGCGCCTTGCAAGACATGGGCTTTTAGAATATGGAGAATTTGAAGTTGAGCTTTCCCGAAATGCGATCAAGAATGACCCGCATGGACAAACTGGAGTCCAGTTAAAGAATCCTTTGAAGGAAGATTTGATACAGACCATTGCGCAGATGGAGGGTGTTGCAGAAGTTTCGGAATATAAAACATTAGAGGCAAAATTTGAATACAACGGAGTGACTAAAAAAGAAAATATTACCCCATTCACACCAGATCAGCAGGCCCTCTTGGAAAAATATTTGGTGACTGGCACGGCTGATTATTCAACTATGTCTGAAAGTCATGAGATTCTGGTGTTGCGAAATGAATATGCAGACTACATCTACGACTGGACATTTCATGTTGGAGATACGGTGAAGTTCCGCTGGTTTGATGGGATACGGGAGCAGGAGACAGAGTTTAGAATTGCTGGAGAAATCAGCGATGGTATCTTTGAAGATGATGGTGGAGGTAAAATTTTTGGAAAAACAGGATTTTTCCTACTGCCAGAAGAACTAATGAATCAAATGATGCCATCTGGCTTTAACTTCAACAGTCAGTTGCTGGTTCGTATGGATGACCTTTCACAAGAGCCAGCCCTTCGGGAAACTATGAATGATCTGCTTGATACCACACCAATGGTAACAATGGAATCTCTCTATGACTACTATCAAGACAGCGAGGCTATGTATCAACGCACCAGCCTTGTGATATGGGGGCTGTGTGGATTTATCATGCTGTTTGCAGTTATCAATCTGGTAAATACACTGATTGCTACGACACTCTCCCGCAAACACGAATTTTCTGTTCTTCGCTCTGTTGGTATGGCCAAAAAGCAGTTAAGGCAGACAGTGCAGTGTGAAGGCATCTTGCTGGCTTTTTGGAACATTTGTATCACTGCCCTGATTGGAACTGCGGTCGGTTATGGGATTATTCGTTATCTGAATTATGTTGGCGACGATACTTGGGTGTGGCATTTCCCGGCAGTACATTTTGCTGGATATATGATAGTGGCAATTTTGCTTCCTGTTTTAATTGCTGCAGCTCTGATCCATCTTTTGGAGAAAAAGTCTATTGTGCAGCAGTTGAGAGAGATAGATTAAGCAATTAGAACTGTCCTAAAATTGAAGCAATTCACCCTTAAACTGTTGAGCCTTTGGGATATTTCTGCAACATTTGGGGGTTAGGATGATAGCGAAAGGAGTGAAGGACTATGACATTACCATTTGAAAATGATACCAGCCGGATTGTA
This window of the Mediterraneibacter gnavus ATCC 29149 genome carries:
- a CDS encoding ABC transporter permease, producing MTLPFENDTSRIVKKYAKHSISQSRVKTFLSVLTIALAVALLSGFALSVIGMETEAKRELLVSSQMLYHNLNDEQMQTLRHDERISDSKIYMQAANTQIENYLVIPVYIEQNNSQIVMDEIVEGQYPIDLYDVAVDKAYLEQLGLPAELGATITIPFYDGNKENFTVVGLTDSGSTERVYSLFCSKQYTEAGSQFQHSVTALAVQFAHADEMSKQAFEAMTKQIEADYGIPAQNSDPNDGFLSSLEPNWEDIQIVMIFSFAVLFVSYLVIYSIFYIYVHNQVREFGQLRTMGTTAKQIKKILRVQGRIFCIYGTALGLVIGGIAAFLFKPNGWSWGNTAITSIVIFLLVYGMVWLAMSKPAKIAGSISPIEAAKNTGYESFPAVSKKLHRKITPFSLAIMGSSRNRKKWIVTVLSLGIAGIMFMGGTTLLSSLDMERLARHGLLEYGEFEVELSRNAIKNDPHGQTGVQLKNPLKEDLIQTIAQMEGVAEVSEYKTLEAKFEYNGVTKKENITPFTPDQQALLEKYLVTGTADYSTMSESHEILVLRNEYADYIYDWTFHVGDTVKFRWFDGIREQETEFRIAGEISDGIFEDDGGGKIFGKTGFFLLPEELMNQMMPSGFNFNSQLLVRMDDLSQEPALRETMNDLLDTTPMVTMESLYDYYQDSEAMYQRTSLVIWGLCGFIMLFAVINLVNTLIATTLSRKHEFSVLRSVGMAKKQLRQTVQCEGILLAFWNICITALIGTAVGYGIIRYLNYVGDDTWVWHFPAVHFAGYMIVAILLPVLIAAALIHLLEKKSIVQQLREID